The segment CGGCTACGCCGTGGCGTTTTTGCGCGGCGACGGTCCCAAGCGGCCGGAACGCCGGATGCCGACAGCCTCCGATGCTTTGGCGCGAACGCATCATGATGTCCGTCAGCCGCCCGTCCCGGCGCGCTCCGCAACACGCGAACCGCAGAACCGCACCGCCGCGCCCGCGCGCCCGACATCCCGGAACTGGTTCGCGATCGTCTTCCTGCTGGTGTGGCTGGTGGGCTGGACTTTCGGCATCTTCATGGCCGCAACCGAAATGCTGCCACCCATATCGGGCGGCAGCCTCGGTTTCGACAATCTGTTCGTCATGGTCTGGCTTGCTCTCGCCGTTGCCGGCTGGTTCCTCGTCGTCCGCGTGCTGATCAAGCTGTTGCGCGGCGAACCGCTGAAGAGCGAACGCGATTCCTGACTTTCCTGCACAACGACAAAACCTGAGAAAACACCCGATGGATCACGACAATTACAGCGACGCCTATATTCGCGGCATCCTCGACGAGGTGAAGACCATCGCCATGGTCGGCGCCAGCGCCAACGAGACCCGGCCGAGCTATTTCGTGCTGAAATACATGATCGCCAAAGGCTACCGCGTCTATCCGATCAATCCCGGCCAGGCCGGCAAGGAAATCCTCGGCACGAAATTTTATTCGTCCTTTGCCGAGGTCACGGAAGCCATCGACATGGTCGACATCTTCCGCAACTCCGAAGCCGCCGGCCACGTTGTCGACGAGGCGCTCAAGCTCTCGCCGGTGCCGAAAGTGATGTGGATGCAGCTCACCGTGCGCAATGACGAGGCCGCCGCCCGCGCCGAGGCCGCCGGTGTCAAGATGGTGATGAACCGCTGTCCGAAAATCGAATATGGCCGCCTGTCGGGAGAAATCGCCTGGGCGGGCGTAAATTCGAAAACCATTTCCTCGAAACGGCCAAAGCTGGAAGACGGTTTCCAGCATCTGGGTCTTCGCGAAAATAGGAAAAAAGACAACTGATCGCAAAGACTTGTATTAGCCGCCGATAATTTGACGAATGCCAATTCCTGCGCCATGAAAGGCGCCAACAGAGCGGGACGACTGCACGTCTCGACGACGGGGGAACGAAAAAATGACCACTGACCGCGTACCTGATTTCGCAACGCTCGCCATCCATGCCGGCGCCCAGCCGGACCCGGCGACGGGCGCGCGCGCAACGCCGATCTACCAGACCACGTCCTTCGTGTTCGACGATGTCGACCACGCCGCCTCGCTGTTCGGCCTGCAGGCCTTCGGCAACATCTACACCCGCATCACCAACCCGACGACGGCGGTGCTGGAGGAGCGCGTCGCGGCGCTCGAAGGCGGCACGGCCTCGCTCGCGGTCGCCTCGGGCCACGCAGCCCAGATGCTGATCTTCCACACGATCATGCAGCCGGGCGACGAGTTCATCGCCTCCAACAAGCTCTATGGCGGCTCGATCAACCAGTTCAACCACTCGTTCAAGAGCTTCGGCTGGAACGTGAAATGGGCCGATCCGTCGGATCTGGCGACCTTCGAGGCCGCGGTCAGCGACAAGACCAAGGCGATCTTCATCGAAAGCCTCGCCAATCCGGGCGGCGTCGTCACTGACATCGCCGCGATTGCCGAAATCGCCCGCAAGGCCAATGTGCCACTCATCGTCGATAACACCATGGCAACGCCGTATCTGTGCCGCCCGTTCGAGCATGGCGCAGACATCGTCGTCCATTCGGCCACCAAATTCCTCGGCGGCCATGGCAATTCCATGGGTGGCGTGCTGGTCGATGGCGGTTCGTTCGACTGGTCGGCCGACGACCGCTATCCGATGCTGTCGAAGCCGCGCCCGGAATATGCCGGCATGGTGCTGCACGAGACCTTCGGCAACTTCGCCTTCGCAATCGCCGCCCGCGTGCTCGGCCTGCGCGATCTCGGCCCCGCGATCTCGCCGTTCAACGCCTTCCAGATCCTGACCGGCATCGAGACCCTGCCGCTGCGCATGCAGCGCCATTGCGAAAATGCCCAGAAGGTCGCCGAATGGCTGTCGAACCACGACGCGGTTGCCTGGGTCTCCTATGCCGGCCTCGAAGGCGACAAGCACCACGCGCTGCAGCAGCGCTATATGCCGAAGGGTGCCGGCTCGGTTTTCACCTTCGGCCTCAAGGGCGGCTATGACGCCGGCGTTTCGCTGGTCTCAAACGTCGAGCTGTTC is part of the Hyphomicrobiales bacterium genome and harbors:
- a CDS encoding CoA-binding protein; this encodes MDHDNYSDAYIRGILDEVKTIAMVGASANETRPSYFVLKYMIAKGYRVYPINPGQAGKEILGTKFYSSFAEVTEAIDMVDIFRNSEAAGHVVDEALKLSPVPKVMWMQLTVRNDEAAARAEAAGVKMVMNRCPKIEYGRLSGEIAWAGVNSKTISSKRPKLEDGFQHLGLRENRKKDN
- a CDS encoding O-acetylhomoserine aminocarboxypropyltransferase (catalyzes the formation of L-methionine and acetate from O-acetyl-L-homoserine and methanethiol) gives rise to the protein MTTDRVPDFATLAIHAGAQPDPATGARATPIYQTTSFVFDDVDHAASLFGLQAFGNIYTRITNPTTAVLEERVAALEGGTASLAVASGHAAQMLIFHTIMQPGDEFIASNKLYGGSINQFNHSFKSFGWNVKWADPSDLATFEAAVSDKTKAIFIESLANPGGVVTDIAAIAEIARKANVPLIVDNTMATPYLCRPFEHGADIVVHSATKFLGGHGNSMGGVLVDGGSFDWSADDRYPMLSKPRPEYAGMVLHETFGNFAFAIAARVLGLRDLGPAISPFNAFQILTGIETLPLRMQRHCENAQKVAEWLSNHDAVAWVSYAGLEGDKHHALQQRYMPKGAGSVFTFGLKGGYDAGVSLVSNVELFSHVANLGDTRSLVIHPASTTHRQLSDEQKVAAGAGPDVVRVSIGIESADDIIADLEQALSA